The following are encoded in a window of Bacteroidota bacterium genomic DNA:
- a CDS encoding sugar kinase, with protein sequence MNYGMKIPAAGGLDFVSVGALVHRLDPGIIPFRKATECQIHVSGGEFNVAANLADC encoded by the coding sequence ATGAATTATGGTATGAAGATCCCCGCGGCGGGGGGACTTGATTTCGTTTCCGTGGGAGCATTGGTCCACCGACTCGACCCGGGCATCATTCCATTCAGGAAGGCGACGGAATGCCAGATCCATGTCAGCGGCGGGGAGTTCAACGTAGCGGCGAACCTTGCGGACTGTTT